In Amycolatopsis jiangsuensis, the following proteins share a genomic window:
- a CDS encoding maleate cis-trans isomerase family protein produces MDLDFLAFEGPLAQRGIGVIAPFDLALERELWRWVPMEVSLHLARTPYEPVPVSMEMAHLVSDSRHLAAATRDVLHVEPEVVAYLCTSGSFVNGVDYERSLTKAICDAGAPDAVTTSGALAEVLQQLDLHRISVLTPYDADLTGALHGFLAELGVDTVASDHLGLGGGIWKVSYRTIAERILAADHSDAEAIFVSCTNLPTFDLIEPLEKALGKPVLTANQLTMWACLRRMQLPIVGPGQWLREVS; encoded by the coding sequence TTGGATCTGGACTTTCTCGCGTTCGAAGGCCCGCTCGCGCAGCGGGGCATCGGCGTGATCGCCCCCTTCGACCTCGCGCTCGAGCGCGAGCTGTGGCGCTGGGTGCCGATGGAGGTGTCGCTGCACCTCGCCCGCACGCCCTACGAACCGGTTCCGGTCAGCATGGAGATGGCGCACCTGGTGAGCGACAGCCGGCACCTCGCGGCCGCCACGCGCGACGTACTGCACGTGGAACCCGAGGTGGTCGCCTACCTGTGCACGTCGGGCAGCTTCGTGAACGGCGTCGACTACGAACGCTCCCTCACCAAGGCCATCTGCGACGCCGGCGCGCCGGACGCGGTGACCACCTCCGGCGCACTCGCCGAGGTGCTGCAGCAGCTGGATCTACACCGGATCTCCGTACTCACCCCCTACGACGCCGATCTCACCGGCGCACTCCACGGCTTCCTCGCCGAACTCGGCGTGGACACCGTCGCCAGCGACCACCTCGGCCTGGGCGGCGGCATCTGGAAGGTCAGCTACCGCACCATCGCCGAACGGATCCTGGCCGCCGACCACAGCGACGCCGAGGCCATTTTCGTCAGCTGCACCAACCTCCCCACGTTCGACCTGATCGAGCCGCTGGAGAAGGCGCTGGGCAAGCCCGTGCTGACGGCCAACCAGCTGACCATGTGGGCCTGCCTGCGCCGGATGCAGCTGCCGATCGTCGGCCCCGGCCAATGGCTGCGGGAGGTCTCCTGA
- a CDS encoding WS/DGAT/MGAT family O-acyltransferase: MPMMPVTDSMFLMVETREHPMHVGGLQLFRKPDGAGEDYLRDLRRSLLESDNMRGVFRRRPGTPVNTVGHLRWAVERELELDYHFRHSALPQPGRIRELLELTSRWHSTLLDRHRPLWETHLIEGLRDGRFAIYSKIHHALMDGVSALRHLQGTLSDDPSDLDCPPPWGTRGQAAGNRERRGSLLNTAGKTFGQFAGMAPAAAKVAREAFREHRLTLPMQAPRTMLNVPIGGARRFAAQSWPLERVRAIASASGTSRNDVVLAMCAGALRDYLIEQSALPDAPLVAMVPVSLRRRDAGEASGNNIGALLCNLATDLADPGDRLAEISTSMSNGKKLFSQLSPLQTLLLSGINVAQLGVSAVPGVVSNTRPPFNLVISHVPGPRSQMYWNGAALDGIYPASVLLDGQALNITLTSNGDKLDFGITGCRRSVPHLQRLLNHLDTALAELEGAAGVR, encoded by the coding sequence ATGCCGATGATGCCCGTGACCGACTCGATGTTCCTGATGGTCGAGACCCGCGAGCACCCGATGCACGTGGGCGGACTGCAGCTGTTCCGCAAACCCGACGGCGCCGGCGAGGACTATCTGCGGGACCTGCGCCGTTCGCTGTTGGAGTCGGACAACATGCGCGGCGTGTTCCGGCGGCGGCCCGGCACTCCGGTGAACACCGTGGGCCATCTGCGCTGGGCGGTCGAACGCGAGCTGGAGCTGGACTACCACTTCCGGCATTCCGCGCTGCCGCAGCCAGGGCGGATCCGTGAGCTGCTGGAGCTGACCTCGCGCTGGCACAGCACCCTGCTGGACCGGCACCGTCCGCTGTGGGAGACCCACCTCATCGAGGGTCTGCGGGACGGCCGGTTCGCGATCTACTCGAAGATCCACCACGCGCTGATGGACGGGGTCTCCGCGCTGCGGCACCTGCAGGGCACGCTGTCGGACGACCCGTCCGATCTGGACTGCCCGCCGCCGTGGGGCACCCGCGGCCAGGCCGCCGGCAACCGCGAACGGCGTGGTTCCCTGCTGAACACCGCGGGCAAGACTTTCGGGCAGTTCGCGGGAATGGCGCCCGCGGCGGCGAAGGTGGCGCGCGAAGCGTTCCGCGAGCATCGGCTGACGCTGCCGATGCAGGCACCGCGGACGATGCTGAACGTGCCGATCGGTGGCGCGCGCCGGTTCGCCGCGCAGTCGTGGCCGCTCGAACGCGTGCGAGCGATCGCCTCCGCGTCCGGTACTTCGCGCAACGACGTCGTGCTCGCCATGTGCGCCGGCGCGTTGCGGGACTACCTCATCGAACAGAGCGCGCTGCCGGACGCGCCGCTCGTGGCGATGGTCCCGGTGTCGCTGCGCCGCCGCGACGCAGGCGAGGCGAGCGGCAACAACATCGGCGCGCTGCTGTGCAATCTGGCCACCGACCTGGCCGACCCGGGTGACCGGCTGGCCGAGATCTCCACGTCGATGTCGAACGGGAAGAAGCTGTTCTCGCAGCTGTCGCCGTTGCAGACGCTGTTGCTGTCCGGGATCAACGTGGCCCAGCTCGGCGTTTCCGCGGTCCCGGGCGTGGTGTCCAACACCCGCCCGCCGTTCAACCTGGTGATTTCCCACGTCCCGGGCCCGCGTTCGCAGATGTACTGGAACGGCGCCGCTCTCGACGGTATCTACCCCGCGTCGGTGCTGCTCGACGGCCAGGCGCTCAACATCACGCTGACCAGCAACGGCGACAAGCTCGACTTCGGCATCACCGGATGCCGCCGCAGCGTGCCACACCTGCAGCGACTGCTGAACCACCTGGACACCGCACTGGCCGAACTGGAGGGCGCGGCCGGAGTGCGTTGA
- a CDS encoding AraC family transcriptional regulator gives MVVETGQQVLGVGYAPACAGMAEVRRFPSTGVLRGPVRRHPVRPDFHVVGVLTGGTGAHEVDFRPADLAAGTVFWLRPGQVHRIPDTARLRGALVLFTASALAPGTRVAAFADDVARPSQWQLGPHGTLADAALRHLELLLAEPSTTDDVADALRLALTPLAAAAGLPQEVRANSVFTRFATAVEAEHTRLHHVREYERLVHAGSRTIDRAVRQARGVSAKRFLDERIALEARRRLATSEVTVAALGRELGFSEATNFVKFYRRLTGTTPAAARAAR, from the coding sequence ATGGTGGTAGAAACCGGTCAACAGGTCCTCGGCGTCGGCTACGCGCCGGCCTGCGCGGGAATGGCCGAGGTGCGGCGGTTCCCCTCGACCGGGGTGCTGCGCGGGCCGGTACGCAGGCACCCGGTGCGGCCGGATTTCCACGTCGTGGGCGTGCTCACCGGCGGAACCGGAGCGCACGAAGTGGACTTCCGGCCGGCGGACCTGGCGGCCGGCACGGTGTTCTGGCTGCGTCCTGGTCAGGTCCACCGGATCCCCGACACCGCCCGGCTGCGCGGCGCGCTGGTGCTGTTCACCGCGTCCGCGCTCGCCCCCGGCACCCGGGTCGCCGCGTTCGCCGACGACGTCGCCCGGCCGAGCCAATGGCAGCTCGGTCCACATGGCACACTCGCCGACGCCGCATTGCGGCACTTGGAACTCCTGCTCGCCGAACCGTCCACTACCGACGATGTCGCCGACGCGCTCCGGCTCGCGCTCACACCGCTGGCCGCCGCGGCCGGCCTGCCCCAGGAAGTCCGCGCGAACTCGGTATTCACCCGCTTCGCGACCGCGGTGGAGGCCGAACATACACGGCTGCACCACGTCCGCGAGTACGAGCGGCTGGTGCACGCCGGTTCGCGCACCATCGACCGGGCGGTACGGCAAGCCCGCGGCGTCAGTGCCAAGCGGTTCCTCGACGAACGCATCGCGCTGGAAGCCCGGCGACGGCTGGCCACCAGTGAAGTCACCGTCGCCGCGCTCGGCCGGGAACTCGGCTTCAGCGAAGCCACCAACTTCGTGAAGTTCTACCGCCGCCTCACCGGCACCACCCCGGCCGCCGCACGAGCGGCACGGTGA
- a CDS encoding thiamine pyrophosphate-binding protein, with product MAGRTGAQQLVDALMALGTEVVFGLPGVHNLPLWEALGQTGIRVIGVRHEQAAGYAADGYARRTGKLGVALVTTGPGAANTLGAVGEAMASAAPVLVVATEIPSTLHRPGVVRGVLHETSDQQAMFAPVTKAGFTVHRADQIGTTVHRAARLALQPQTGPVYLGIPTDYLREVTPPREPPAPPAERVLDLPDLARAAELLSTARRPLIWAGGGALRAEAGEAIGKLAERLAAPVLTTFGARGLLPLEHPCLAPNPVHTPEVGQLWDEADVVLAIGTDFDGLMTQNWLMPAPPKLIAVNVDAGDAAKNYRPDITLVGDARRVVESLHPQQRPGLAELTARLAGIGRRVRRRIRDEEPQAADFLSTLEEVLPPDAMLVTDMCVAGYWVGGFHRVRAPRRLAYPMGWGTLGYGFPASIGAGAAAEAVQGGRVVCVTGDGGFLYAVGELATLAEEQLPVTVVVVDDGGYGMLRYDQDSEGVPRRGVDWDSPDFVGLARSFGVHADRVSGFGRAFRRLLSESVESDEPNMLVVRAKLKPPLNTSPRWYRKQRD from the coding sequence GTGGCAGGACGGACTGGAGCTCAGCAGCTGGTAGACGCGCTCATGGCTCTCGGGACCGAGGTGGTGTTCGGCCTTCCGGGTGTACACAACCTGCCGTTGTGGGAGGCCTTGGGCCAGACCGGGATCCGCGTCATCGGCGTCCGGCACGAACAGGCCGCCGGATATGCCGCGGACGGTTATGCCCGCAGGACCGGAAAACTCGGTGTCGCGCTGGTGACGACCGGTCCGGGCGCGGCCAACACGCTCGGCGCGGTGGGCGAGGCGATGGCGTCCGCGGCGCCGGTGCTCGTGGTGGCCACGGAGATCCCGTCCACCCTGCACCGGCCCGGGGTCGTGCGCGGGGTGCTGCACGAAACCTCCGACCAGCAGGCGATGTTCGCGCCGGTGACCAAGGCCGGGTTCACCGTGCACCGCGCGGACCAGATCGGCACCACCGTGCACCGCGCGGCGCGGCTCGCCCTGCAGCCGCAGACCGGTCCGGTGTACCTGGGCATCCCCACCGACTACCTGCGTGAGGTCACGCCGCCGCGGGAACCGCCTGCACCGCCCGCCGAGCGTGTGCTCGACCTGCCGGATCTGGCGCGGGCGGCGGAACTGCTGTCCACCGCCCGCCGTCCGCTGATCTGGGCCGGCGGGGGTGCGTTGCGGGCGGAAGCGGGCGAGGCCATCGGCAAGCTCGCCGAGCGGCTGGCCGCGCCGGTGCTCACCACCTTCGGCGCGCGCGGCCTGCTGCCGCTCGAACATCCCTGCCTGGCACCGAATCCGGTGCACACGCCGGAGGTCGGCCAGCTGTGGGACGAGGCCGACGTGGTGCTCGCCATCGGGACCGACTTCGACGGGCTGATGACCCAGAACTGGCTGATGCCCGCGCCGCCGAAGCTGATCGCGGTCAATGTGGACGCCGGGGACGCGGCGAAGAACTACCGCCCGGACATCACGCTCGTCGGCGATGCCCGCCGGGTCGTCGAATCGCTGCACCCGCAACAGCGTCCGGGGCTGGCCGAGCTGACCGCGCGCCTGGCCGGGATCGGCCGCCGGGTTCGCCGGCGGATCCGGGACGAGGAGCCGCAGGCCGCCGACTTCCTGTCCACTTTGGAGGAAGTGCTGCCGCCGGATGCCATGCTGGTCACCGACATGTGCGTCGCGGGTTACTGGGTCGGTGGATTCCACCGGGTACGGGCACCACGCCGGCTGGCCTACCCCATGGGCTGGGGCACGCTCGGCTACGGCTTCCCGGCCTCGATCGGCGCCGGCGCGGCGGCCGAGGCAGTACAGGGCGGCCGCGTGGTGTGCGTGACCGGCGACGGCGGATTCCTTTACGCCGTGGGGGAACTGGCAACGCTCGCGGAGGAGCAGCTGCCGGTCACCGTCGTGGTGGTGGACGACGGCGGCTACGGCATGCTGCGCTACGACCAGGATTCCGAGGGCGTACCACGCCGCGGGGTCGACTGGGACAGTCCGGACTTCGTCGGGCTGGCTCGTTCGTTCGGCGTGCACGCGGACCGGGTGTCCGGCTTCGGGCGCGCGTTCCGGCGGTTGCTGAGCGAATCCGTGGAGTCCGACGAACCGAACATGCTGGTGGTGCGCGCGAAGCTGAAGCCACCGTTGAACACTTCGCCGCGCTGGTACCGCAAACAGCGCGATTGA
- a CDS encoding maleate cis-trans isomerase family protein — MTTIGFIYPDHAAEDDYPLAEQLLGGSDAAEGDIRLPVAHIYGTDLHAVPELLDLGSESRLAEGAGLLARHRPDAVVWACTSGSFVYGWEGARDQADRLAATAGVPASSTSFAFVHAAQAIGVRRVAVAASYPDDVARLFVDFLAAGGVEVLTMSSADIDTAAEVGRLAPDAVVDLAVTHDHPDADAVLVPDTAMRTLGEITAIEEKLGKPVLTANQVTLWEGLRLAGTARVVRSLGTLFRPGR, encoded by the coding sequence GTGACCACGATCGGCTTCATCTACCCCGACCACGCGGCCGAGGACGACTACCCGCTCGCGGAGCAGCTGCTCGGCGGATCGGACGCCGCCGAGGGCGACATCCGGCTGCCGGTCGCGCACATCTACGGCACCGATCTGCACGCCGTACCGGAGTTGCTGGATCTCGGCAGTGAGTCCCGGCTGGCCGAGGGCGCCGGGCTGCTGGCCCGTCACCGGCCGGACGCGGTCGTCTGGGCGTGCACGTCCGGCAGCTTCGTGTACGGCTGGGAGGGCGCGCGCGATCAGGCCGACCGCCTGGCCGCGACCGCGGGCGTGCCCGCGTCGAGCACCTCGTTCGCCTTCGTGCACGCGGCACAGGCGATCGGCGTGCGGCGGGTCGCAGTGGCCGCCAGCTACCCGGACGACGTGGCCCGGCTGTTCGTGGACTTCCTCGCCGCGGGCGGGGTCGAAGTGCTGACCATGTCGAGCGCGGACATCGACACCGCCGCGGAGGTGGGCAGGCTGGCCCCGGACGCCGTGGTGGACCTCGCGGTGACCCACGACCACCCGGACGCGGACGCGGTGCTCGTGCCCGACACCGCGATGCGCACGCTCGGCGAGATCACCGCGATCGAGGAGAAGCTGGGCAAACCAGTACTGACCGCGAACCAGGTGACCCTCTGGGAGGGCCTGCGGCTGGCCGGCACGGCCCGGGTGGTGCGATCGCTGGGCACACTGTTCCGACCGGGGCGCTGA
- a CDS encoding D-2-hydroxyacid dehydrogenase, with protein MAAVEAGAVVRYTDASGLPEALAGADALFVYDFLSTAVPKAWAAADRLRWLHIASAGVDPVLFPELRESDVVLTNSRGVFDDAIAEYVLGVVLAFAKDFARSLDLQRATTWRHRESERIAGREVLVVGTGPIGRATARLLRAAGMRVSGAGRRARTGDPDFGVVHESAELPRYLGEFDYVVALAPLTDRTKGMFDAAAFAAMKPSARFVNVGRGELVVTSELVAALRAGEIAGAALDVFETEPLPADSPLWTMPDVLVSPHMSGDFGGWRRTLVEVFTANFRRWSAGEPLQNVVDKRLGYVPSQPQGAAG; from the coding sequence ATGGCTGCTGTCGAAGCGGGCGCGGTCGTTCGTTACACCGATGCGAGCGGGCTTCCGGAGGCGCTGGCCGGAGCCGACGCGCTGTTCGTCTACGACTTCCTTTCCACCGCAGTGCCGAAAGCGTGGGCGGCGGCGGACCGGTTGCGGTGGCTGCACATCGCCAGCGCCGGCGTGGACCCGGTGCTGTTCCCGGAGCTGCGGGAAAGCGACGTGGTGCTCACGAACTCGCGCGGGGTGTTCGACGACGCCATCGCCGAGTACGTGCTCGGGGTCGTGCTGGCCTTCGCCAAGGACTTCGCGCGGTCGCTCGACCTGCAGCGGGCCACCACCTGGCGGCATCGCGAGAGCGAGCGGATCGCCGGGCGCGAGGTGCTGGTGGTCGGCACCGGGCCGATCGGGCGGGCCACCGCGCGGCTGCTGCGTGCGGCCGGGATGCGGGTGTCGGGAGCCGGGCGGCGGGCGCGGACCGGCGACCCCGACTTCGGCGTGGTGCACGAGTCCGCCGAGCTGCCGCGGTACCTGGGCGAGTTCGACTACGTGGTCGCCCTCGCCCCGCTCACCGACCGGACCAAGGGCATGTTCGATGCCGCCGCGTTCGCCGCGATGAAGCCGTCCGCCCGGTTCGTCAACGTCGGCCGTGGCGAGCTGGTGGTCACGTCCGAGCTGGTCGCGGCGTTGCGTGCCGGGGAGATCGCGGGTGCCGCGCTGGACGTGTTCGAGACCGAGCCGCTGCCCGCGGACAGCCCGCTCTGGACGATGCCGGACGTGCTGGTCTCCCCGCACATGTCGGGGGACTTCGGCGGATGGCGCCGCACGCTGGTAGAGGTGTTCACGGCGAACTTCCGGCGCTGGAGTGCCGGGGAGCCGCTGCAGAACGTCGTGGACAAACGGCTCGGGTACGTGCCGTCGCAACCGCAGGGAGCCGCCGGATGA
- a CDS encoding DUF4262 domain-containing protein, producing MCEQCGEPERTAGQRYLSEVLDRIREYGWCVQGVLGTGVRPPWAYTLGLTAHGLPELVVTGLPPHPSAVLLSAAAERTLTTGPPEPGARLSLPGHPALEAVALTAPGVHLHFAVALYGPEISAIQLVHSDVRGVFPWSPNYRAGQGGQPVLGERTHD from the coding sequence ATGTGCGAGCAGTGCGGGGAACCGGAGAGAACCGCCGGACAGCGGTACCTGAGCGAGGTGCTGGACCGGATCCGCGAGTACGGCTGGTGTGTCCAGGGCGTATTGGGCACGGGTGTCCGCCCGCCCTGGGCGTACACCCTGGGCCTCACCGCCCACGGCCTGCCCGAGCTGGTCGTCACCGGACTGCCGCCGCACCCGTCGGCGGTCCTGCTCTCCGCGGCGGCCGAGCGCACCCTGACCACCGGGCCACCCGAACCCGGGGCCCGCCTGAGCCTGCCGGGCCACCCGGCACTGGAAGCGGTCGCCCTGACCGCGCCGGGTGTGCACCTGCACTTCGCGGTGGCGTTGTACGGCCCGGAGATCAGTGCGATCCAACTGGTGCACTCCGACGTCCGCGGGGTCTTCCCGTGGTCCCCGAACTACCGTGCGGGCCAGGGCGGCCAGCCGGTGCTGGGGGAGCGTACCCATGACTGA
- a CDS encoding amidase — protein MSDRELTASELVAAYSTGELSPVEATENALQAIEERDGELHAYCLVDADRALEQAKAAEVRWRDGNPIGWLDGVPSSIKDMFLTQGWPTLRGSSSVPRDQPWDVDSPVMARMREAGLVVLGKTTTPEIAWKGVTDSALVGITRNPVDPDKTAGGSSGGSAAAVAAGMGELSVGTDGGGSVRIPASFCGIVGMKPTHGRIPLYPASPFGPLSHAGPMARSVDDTALLLDVLSTPDHRDPAGLAPPMGTYREAVRRDVRGLNAAYSPTLGYVDVDPEVAGIVAAAVRALGDAGLRIEQTDPGFADPKPAFDVLWSTGAAKLLDSFPAGSEDRVDPGLRRVWEKGHTFSASDYLDATAERAALGIRMGEFHTRHDVLLTPTIPIPPFEAGHDVPPGSGLSEWPEWTPFTYPFNMTQQPAISVPAGRTSAGLPVGLQIVGPRHSDDLVLAVAKLLEEVRPWPTH, from the coding sequence ATGAGTGACCGGGAACTGACCGCCAGCGAGCTCGTGGCCGCCTACTCGACCGGGGAGCTGTCTCCGGTGGAGGCGACCGAGAACGCGTTGCAGGCCATCGAGGAGCGCGACGGCGAGCTGCACGCGTACTGCCTCGTGGACGCCGATCGCGCACTGGAACAGGCGAAGGCGGCCGAGGTCCGCTGGCGCGACGGCAACCCGATCGGCTGGCTGGACGGGGTTCCCTCGTCCATCAAAGACATGTTCCTCACGCAGGGCTGGCCGACACTGCGTGGCTCCAGCAGCGTCCCGCGGGATCAGCCGTGGGACGTCGACAGCCCGGTGATGGCGCGGATGCGGGAGGCCGGCCTCGTCGTACTGGGCAAGACGACCACGCCGGAGATCGCCTGGAAGGGCGTCACCGACAGCGCGCTCGTCGGGATCACCCGCAATCCGGTCGACCCGGACAAGACCGCGGGTGGTTCGAGCGGGGGCAGTGCGGCGGCCGTCGCGGCGGGCATGGGCGAGTTGTCGGTGGGCACCGACGGCGGCGGTTCGGTGCGGATTCCCGCGTCGTTCTGCGGAATCGTCGGGATGAAGCCGACGCACGGGCGGATCCCGCTGTACCCGGCGAGCCCGTTCGGCCCGCTGTCACACGCCGGGCCGATGGCCCGCAGCGTGGACGACACCGCGCTCCTGCTCGATGTGCTGTCCACCCCCGATCACCGCGATCCCGCCGGGCTCGCCCCGCCGATGGGCACCTACCGCGAGGCCGTGCGGCGTGACGTGCGTGGCCTGAACGCGGCGTACTCGCCGACTCTCGGCTACGTGGACGTGGATCCGGAGGTGGCCGGGATCGTCGCCGCCGCGGTCCGGGCCCTCGGTGACGCGGGATTGCGGATCGAGCAGACCGACCCGGGCTTCGCGGATCCGAAGCCGGCGTTCGACGTGCTGTGGTCCACCGGTGCGGCCAAGCTGCTCGACTCGTTCCCGGCCGGCAGCGAGGATCGCGTCGACCCGGGCCTGCGGCGGGTATGGGAGAAGGGGCACACGTTCTCCGCGAGCGACTACCTCGACGCCACCGCGGAACGCGCCGCGCTCGGCATCCGGATGGGCGAGTTCCACACCCGCCACGACGTCCTGCTCACCCCGACCATCCCGATCCCGCCGTTCGAAGCCGGCCACGACGTGCCGCCGGGCAGCGGCCTGAGCGAATGGCCGGAGTGGACCCCGTTCACCTACCCGTTCAACATGACCCAGCAGCCCGCGATCAGCGTCCCGGCGGGCCGTACGTCCGCCGGCCTGCCGGTGGGGCTGCAGATCGTCGGCCCCCGGCATTCGGACGACCTGGTACTGGCCGTGGCGAAACTGCTCGAGGAAGTCCGCCCCTGGCCAACGCACTGA
- a CDS encoding GntR family transcriptional regulator: protein MIARQLREAIMNGVLPPGTQLGETDLAARFQVSRGPLREAMQHLVSEGLLRSERHRGLFVIDLEPADVHDIYLARTAVERTALLRVLSSGDREEVAQTLEQAVADMATAADDDDPSALSTADLRFHEALIESSGSKRLVRMARTLLIETRMCLTLLQSTYQRVEDRVEEHTQIIEALRAGDEGTALGLLDAHMEDAISRLTPGTSPRNGEAPANH, encoded by the coding sequence ATGATCGCGCGCCAGCTGCGTGAAGCGATCATGAACGGCGTCCTGCCGCCGGGCACGCAGCTCGGGGAAACCGATCTCGCGGCCCGGTTCCAGGTGTCCCGTGGTCCGCTGCGGGAGGCGATGCAGCATCTCGTGTCGGAAGGCCTGCTGCGCAGTGAACGGCACCGCGGCCTGTTCGTGATCGACCTCGAACCGGCCGACGTCCACGACATCTACCTCGCCCGCACCGCGGTGGAACGCACCGCGCTGCTGCGCGTCCTGAGCAGCGGCGACCGCGAGGAGGTGGCGCAGACGCTGGAGCAAGCCGTGGCCGACATGGCCACCGCCGCGGACGACGACGACCCCTCCGCACTGTCCACAGCGGACCTGCGCTTCCACGAGGCGCTGATCGAGTCCTCCGGCAGCAAACGACTCGTCCGGATGGCCCGCACGCTGCTGATCGAGACCCGGATGTGCCTGACCCTGCTGCAGAGCACGTACCAGCGCGTGGAGGACCGGGTGGAGGAGCACACGCAGATCATCGAGGCCCTGCGCGCGGGTGACGAGGGCACCGCGCTGGGCCTGCTGGACGCGCACATGGAGGACGCGATCAGCCGCCTGACCCCGGGCACGAGCCCGCGCAACGGCGAAGCACCGGCGAACCACTGA
- a CDS encoding MaoC family dehydratase, whose translation MTEFTTPIGDRWFEDYPLGAVYEFGDVTVTEAEIVEFARRFDPQSFHVDPVVAKSGPFGGLIASGWHTASLMMRMFADHYLSSVASLGSPGMDELRWPRPVRPGDRLHMRATVTEARLSKSKPDRGLVRTRMEVFTADDELVLSGSAVNFLSVRPATSR comes from the coding sequence ATGACCGAGTTCACCACGCCGATCGGGGATCGCTGGTTCGAGGACTATCCGCTCGGGGCGGTGTACGAGTTCGGGGACGTCACCGTCACCGAGGCGGAGATCGTCGAGTTCGCCCGGCGGTTCGATCCGCAGAGCTTCCACGTCGATCCGGTGGTCGCGAAGTCCGGGCCGTTCGGCGGGCTCATCGCCAGTGGCTGGCACACCGCGAGCCTGATGATGCGGATGTTCGCCGACCACTACCTGTCCTCGGTGGCCAGTCTCGGCAGTCCGGGAATGGACGAGCTGCGCTGGCCGCGGCCGGTGCGGCCGGGGGACCGGCTGCACATGCGCGCCACCGTCACCGAGGCCCGGCTGTCGAAGTCCAAGCCGGATCGCGGACTCGTCCGCACCCGGATGGAGGTCTTCACCGCGGACGACGAGCTGGTCCTCAGCGGCAGCGCGGTCAACTTCCTCTCCGTGCGGCCCGCCACGTCGCGTTAG
- a CDS encoding alpha/beta fold hydrolase translates to MYPSEPRPHVLDSGGRGPAVLFLHGNLMDSTMWDGLVEALPGYRCLRFDFRLHGATADDGLPFTYWDAARDALAVLDALDVRSAHFVGHSQGGFTALRAALLASGRVASLTLLDTAADAFPGAALAQMAQIRDGFAAGAVTETGTAVLELLLGAGAPQTEYWLSRLIRQPGERLARAVGVLMGVDSIAGRLGEITAPALVLHGSADLPIPPASGAALATALPSAEPFRVLDGVAHTPPVTHPTETGALLRSFLEARTLPLSEQSVS, encoded by the coding sequence ATGTACCCGAGCGAACCGCGCCCGCACGTCCTTGACTCCGGCGGCCGCGGCCCGGCCGTCCTCTTCCTGCACGGCAACCTGATGGACTCGACCATGTGGGACGGGCTGGTCGAAGCCCTGCCCGGTTACCGCTGTCTCCGGTTCGACTTCCGGTTGCACGGAGCCACTGCGGACGACGGTTTGCCGTTCACCTACTGGGATGCCGCGCGGGACGCGTTGGCCGTCCTCGACGCGCTCGACGTTCGCTCCGCGCATTTCGTCGGGCATTCCCAGGGCGGGTTCACCGCATTGCGCGCCGCGCTGCTGGCGTCGGGGCGAGTCGCCAGCCTGACTCTCCTGGACACCGCCGCCGACGCGTTTCCCGGCGCCGCGCTGGCACAGATGGCACAGATCCGCGACGGTTTCGCGGCCGGTGCCGTCACCGAAACCGGCACCGCGGTGCTGGAACTGCTCCTGGGCGCCGGCGCCCCGCAGACCGAATACTGGCTGAGCCGCCTCATTCGGCAACCGGGCGAACGGCTCGCGCGTGCTGTCGGGGTCCTGATGGGCGTCGACAGCATTGCCGGCCGGCTCGGCGAAATCACTGCGCCAGCCTTGGTCCTGCACGGTTCCGCCGACCTGCCGATCCCGCCCGCGTCCGGTGCCGCGCTGGCTACGGCGCTTCCGTCTGCCGAACCGTTCCGGGTGCTCGACGGTGTCGCGCACACCCCGCCGGTCACCCATCCAACGGAGACCGGTGCCCTCTTACGGAGCTTCCTCGAAGCGCGTACGCTCCCACTATCCGAACAGTCTGTCTCATAG